One Cygnus atratus isolate AKBS03 ecotype Queensland, Australia chromosome 6, CAtr_DNAZoo_HiC_assembly, whole genome shotgun sequence DNA segment encodes these proteins:
- the STK36 gene encoding serine/threonine-protein kinase 36, with protein MEGYRVLEAVGEGSFGRVYKGRRRHSAQVVALKFIPKLGRSEKELKNLQREIEIMRGLRHPNIIQMLDSFETDKEVVVVTDYAEGELFQILEDDGSLPEDQVQTIAAQLVSALYYLHSHRILHRDMKPQNILLGKDGVIKLCDFGFARAMSIHTMVLTSIKGTPLYMSPELVEEKPYDHTADLWSVGCILYELFVGTPPFYTSSIFQLVSLIVKDPVKWPKAISPVFKSFLQGLLMKDPRQRLSWPELLSHPFIAGRVTVIDDTEEHGISNPFTTKLSPELQALKEQQAHSLAPRSGQSRILRKARQKMAEEAQKKGQLKANTACTKDSGKGHTGHKPRAAPGKAALGEGDPPAASKEKNSGVLQGKSSVAQWQLEEPPPNPWEHSITQDYEREFRRAGVPLHSGAGRAEPHGRRSIEAVDLESEELESDEEWQHLIEATEPSAMQLSTPLSLLRDPAFRHRVRARLADSAQQVLEGVLEGASHLRPVLRVVGNLLATRCDSELLEQFCLELNVPLSLLHLTKQILESGRTKQQPWCSTVLTDLVTVTTVYFSSECSLEESGQKDSLQAFQESAKHFLALLPDLLAEPADSEMRLCQQSLLCFTLLCESLDATCPSVSAPFYASLREEHQPLLDRLLQGSISEQHALQGAAMEAKSAHAQSQRVAELYTAALAAACSIPLARNSCREAKKQVAQRVAEKLMDGENRQLGRLLGRLQHPGCSLNALKILYAACHASPSLCQHLGRSQQVWGSLVQLSKGKVPMAEVAQGVACEASLYLLALLTLQPQASPPRLEEVASLAVDLLTQSPVVSRVGAAAFLLTQLSQHGVDTVLSGEEVLAAVTNALTAPAELQLPPPMGAGLYDGLIFLLLKLLAQEDTAVEQGFAASELWSVVWHGVAAVLRVGSDGAALEGDAPGAEQPMAEPDWNLLSPQGTLLFLSLALVVFTRESHRCLPQLTQSHGVLVVTLRRLLSPGFLACLAQTQAGEDGDTELVPAVVIQACQLLCFPFALDVDGDTLALVMAAVRDSQLPAQLLQVCCHHLPLSDAELPVSLLCHLVVSDEQVIAQIVRQAAASERILAFLTAVLFSDSLPLLTDLLSLLTHVARVSPEHLPFLQRILGGSDTSHQPLPRLLAHREHPVRAKTCNLLGNLLRHSHGFPQALQSQPGLLESLLACLADRDENVRRAASFAVGNAAYHPSSPARTLRGAVPGLTRLLRDPHAKTRRNAATALGNLCRRSAELGDLLVESETPRVLLEVACRDPQAGVREGALVALRAASRHPGVQQALLSLGAGEKLAAVASSDPQPAAGGSPRPSSARHCQKLVRLLAPLHST; from the exons ATGGAGGGGTACCGCGTCCTGGAGGCGGTCGGGGAAGGCTCCTTCGGGAGGGTGTACaaggggcggcggcggcacaGCGCCCAG GTGGTGGCCCTGAAGTTCATCCCCAAGCTGGGGCGCTCCGAGAAGGAGCTGAAGAACCTGCAGCGGGAAATCGAGATCATGAGAGGCCTTCGCCACCCCAACATCATCCAGATGCTCGACAGCTTCGAGACCGACAAAGAG gtggtggtggtgactGACTACGCAGAGGGGGAGCTCTTCCAGATCCTGGAGGACGACGGGAGTTTGCCCGAGGACCAG GTCCAGACCATAGCTGCCCAGCTGGTCTCTGCTCTCTACTACCTGCACTCCCACCGCATCCTGCACCGCGACATGAAACCCCAGAACATCCTGCTGGGCAAAGACGGCGTCATCAAGCTCTGTGACTTTGG GTTTGCCCGTGCCATGAGTATCCACACCATGGTGCTGACCTCCATCAAGGGCACCCCGCTGTACATGTCCCCTGAGCTGGTGGAGGAGAAGCCGTATGACCACACGGCGGACCTCTGGTCTGTGGGCTGCATCCTGTACGAGCTGTTCGTGGGCACCCCTCCCTTCTACACCAGCAGCATCTTCCAGCTCGTCAGCCTCATTGTCAAGGACCCTGTCAAATGGCCCAAGGCCATAAGCCCAGTCTTCAAG AGCttcctgcaggggctgctgaTGAAGGACCCCCGCCAGCGCCTGTCGTGGCCGGAGCTGCTCTCCCACCCCTTCATTGCTGGCCGGGTTACTG TGATTGACGACACAGAAGAGCATGGGATCTCAAACCCCTTCACCACCAAGCTGTCTCCAGAGCTGCAGGCCCTGAAGGAGCAGCAAGCTCATTCCCTGGCCCCCAGGAGCGGCCAGTCCAGGATCCTGAGGAAGGCCCGGCAGAAGATGGCTGAGGAGGCACAGAAAAAG GGGCAGCTAAAGGCAAATACTGCATGTACGAAGGATTCTGGCAAAGGACACACTGGGCACAaacccagagcagctcctgggaaGGCAGCCCTAGGGGAGGGGGACCCACCAGCTGCCTCCAAAGAGAAGAACTCCGGTGTCCTGCAAGGAAAGAGCAGCGTGGCACagtggcagctggaggagcctCCTCCCAACCCATG GGAGCACAGCATCACTCAAGATTACGAGCGGGAGTTTCGCAGAGCAGGAGTCCCTCTGCACtctggtgctggcagggcagagccccacGGCAGGCGCAGCATTGAGGCCGTGGACCTGGAGAGCGAG GAGCTGGAGAGCGATGAGGAGTGGCAGCACCTGATCGAGGCCACAGAGCCCTCGGCCATGCAGCTGAGCACGCCACTGAGTCTCCTGAGGGACCCAGCCTTCCGGCACCGCGTCCGGGCCCGCCTTGCAGACTCTGCTCAGCAG GTGCTAGAAGGGGTGCTAGAGGGAGCCTCCCACCTCCGCCCTGTGCTCCGTGTTGTGGGCAACCTCCTGGCTACCCGCTGCGActctgagctgctggagcagttctGCCTGGAGCTGAACGTGCCGCTGTCCCTGTTGCATCTGACCAAGCAGATCCTGGAAAGTGGACGCACAAAGCAG cagccctggtgtAGCACGGTGCTGACAGACCTCGTCACGGTGACCACAGTTTATTTCAGCAGTGAgtgcagcctggaggagagTGGGCAGAAGGACAG CCTGCAGGCCTTCCAGGAGAGTGCCAAGCACTTCCTAGCCCTGCTGCCGGATCTGCTGGCTGAGCCAGCCGACAGCGAGATGAGACTCTGCCAGCAAAGCCTCCTG TGCTTCACCCTGCTCTGTGAGAGCCTGGATGCGACGTGCCCCTCTGTCTCTGCTCCTTTCTACGCCAGCCTGCGAGAGGAGCATCAGCCCCTGCTGGACAGACTTCTCCAGGGATCCATCTCAGAGCAGCACGCTTTGCAAG GTGCCGCGATGGAGGCCAAGTCAGCCCATGCGCAGAGCCAACGCGTGGCAGAGCTTTATACAGCCGCGTTGGCTGCGgcctgcagcatccccctggCGAGGAACAGCTGTCGGGAAGCCAAGAAGCAG GTTGCTCAAAGGGTAGCTGAAAAGCTTATGGATGGAGAGAACCGACAGCTTGGGAGACTGCTGGGAAGGCTTCAGCACCCAGGCTGCTCCTTGAACGCCCTCAAG ATCCTCTACGCCGCCTGCCATGCCAGCCCGAGCCTGTGCCAGCACCTGGGGAGGAGCCAGCAAGTGTGGGGCTCCCTCGTGCAGCTCTCAAAGGGCAAG GTCCCCATGGCAGAGGTCGCCCAGGGGGTGGCCTGTGAGGCTTCCCTGTAcctgctggccctgctcaccctgcagccccaggcctCCCCTCCCAG GCTTGAGGAGGTGGCTTCCCTGGCCGTGGATCTCCTCACCCAGTCTCCTGTCGTCTCCCGCGTG GGTGCTGCAGCATTCCTCCTGACACAGCTCAGTCAGCACGGGGTGGACACGGTGCTTAGCGGCGAAGAGGTCCTAGCAGCGGTGACAAACGCCCTGACGGCGCCGGCTGAG ctgcagctccccccGCCAATGGGTGCCGGTCTCTACGATGGGctcattttcctcctgctgaagCTGCTCGCCCAG GAGGATACGGCCGTGGAGCAGGGCTTCGCTGCCTCAGAGCTGTGGAGCGTGGTGTGGCACGGTGTGGCTGCGGTGCTTCGCGTGGGCAGCGACGGGGCAGCGCTGGAGGGAGATGCCCCGGGGGCAGAGCAGCCCATGGCAGAGCCAGACTGGAACCTCCTGTCCCCTCAAG GCACGCTGCTCTTCCTCAGCCTGGCCCTCGTCGTCTTCACTCGCGAGTCCCACCGGTGCCTGCCTCAGCTTACCCAGTCCCACGGTGTCCTCGTGGTGACGCTGAGGAGGCTGCTGTCCCCTGGCTTCCTGGCATGCCTGGCACAGAC GCAAGCAGGAGAGGATGGGGACACGGAACTCGTCCCAGCCGTGGTGATCCAGGCCTGCCAGCTCCTCTGTTTCCCTTTCGCCCTGGATGTGGACGGAGACACCTTAGCCTTGGTCATGGCAGCAGTGAGAGACTCCCAGCTCCCcgcccagctgctgcag GTCTGCTGTCACCATCTGCCCCTCTCAGACGCTGAGCTCCCCGTCAGCCTCTTGTGCCACCTCGTTGTGTCCGACGAGCAGGTCATAGCTCAAATAGTACGGCAGGCTGCTGCCTCGGAGCGCATCCTTGCCTTCTTGACTGCCGTCCTGTTCTCAGACAGCCTCCCGCTCCTAACTGACCTCCTGTCTCTCTTGACTCACGTGGCCCGCGTCTCCCCGGAGCACCTGCCCTTTCTCCAGAGGATCCTGGGGGGCTCGGACACGTCCCACCAGCCGCTGCCCCGCTTGCTTGCCCACCGGGAGCACCCCGTACGGGCCAAAACCTGCAACCtgctgggcaacctgctccgACACAGCCACGGCTTTCCTCAGGCgctgcagagccagcctggCTTGCTGGAGAGCCTGCTGGCGTGCCTGGCAGACCGCGACGAGAACGTGCGCAGGGCGGCCAGCTTCGCGGTGGGCAACGCCGCGTACCACCCGTCCTCCCCGGCCCGCACCCTgcgcggggccgtgcccgggcTGACGCGGCTGCTGCGCGACCCGCACGCCAAGACGCGCCGCAACGCCGCCAcggccctgggcaacctgtgccggCGCTCGGCGGAGCTGGGGGACCTGCTGGTGGAGAGCGAGACCCCCCGCGTCCTGCTGGAGGTGGCCTGCCGGGACCCCCAGGCCGGCGTGCGGGAGGGAGCCCTGGTGGCGCTGCGGGCTGCCAGCCGGCACCCGGGGGTACAGCAG GCGCTGCTGTCTCTGGGGGCCGGCGAGAAGCTGGCCGCGGTGGCCAGCAGCGACCCGCAGCCCGCGGCTGGTGGCAGCCCCCGTCCTTCTTCTGCCCGGCACTGCCAGAAGCTCGTCCGCCTCCTCGCGCCCTTGCACAGCACCTGA